The window ATCAGCTGTGTGAGGCATAAATAAAATTTTGgcataaataaaatttttcctCATTTATTCACTTATTACATTGTGTTTGAATATGATTTATGATTTGTTTTTAGAAATCGACTTTTGAAAACattgtttgataaattttttgtttaattgAAAATACTAGTTGAAAATTTTATAGCAAAAGTGAATCTGCAACAATTATGACGAGTCGCGAAATATCGACAATCCTTATGAAATGAATAACTTAATTTTATCTATCAAAAAATCTCTAGAAGAAGcagagaggattttttttttgttagattaTTAATCATAACcgtcatttattttttaaacattaGCATAACTTATTATTTTTTCACCGATAATGATGTATTTGTAAGTTATAAGTCAATAACTTATATTCgatgatcttgaattttttaccCTCTCTTACCCTACAATCTATGGACAAACCTTTAAGTTAAAAAGtaaaaagatgttgaatttaatatTTTGCCTATCGGAGAAGCAAAGTTAAAAGTTCAATATCAATCACTTTCAAGGTTATTCTTATAAATAACCTGTCATAGTAAAAGTTAAAGGAGCATAGCTAATAAGTTAGACATGGTATAAATTTAGTACTGAAATTAGGCATGAAATATATCAACTTATCCTGCATACCAAGGGACACCTTATGGTGGATCCGACCCGATAATTCTGAACCAAATGCACCCCCATCGCCTTTTCTACTACTCTTGTTATCaagctatttttagaaaattctagaaaatgttttactatagattttttttttgtcgcTGTggttatatttattaaatatgaaaaaataaataaaataataattttagttttgttcGTTGAAATAGTCACGAGGCAATCAGTCGTGAGTGACACCCATATTAACTCCCGATGAGAGAATCGTCCAACTCCAAACATGCAAATCCAACAATTAACTTAAAAGTAAGGAAAATTAATTGTTTTGcattaaataaaatatcatcattaataaTCTAATGATAACTATGCGAAAATAATCAACACCTAACAATTTCCTAGAATTCGAAGTCATTGTACCAAAATACTAAAGATGTCAATAAAAGGATTtaacccaaaataactgaaaatatccaagtctaaaacaatgaactagaaacataAATGAAGAACTCATGGCAGTCGAGAAGATGTAGCGCACCCTTGAGTTCGAAAGTTATCCACTCTACAACTGAGATCTCGAAACAGTCTCTGAAATATGCCCTGCACTCAACAAAAAGGAGAGCACATGTAGTATCAACATATAAGAAACAACGATGTACTGGTAAGGTCATCAGTCAGTCCAAAATGAGAAATATAAATAAGTAATCATAACTTAGTAAAGCAAGACAATCATTAACACCTACTATGTTACCTCAAGTATGTAATACTTACACTAATTCAACAATATCATAGAGTTTATCAACACAAGTAAGCATAGATAACAACTCAAGTCAAGACGGTGATTACCAACAAATCTTCAAGTCAACAACCATGACCCAAACAACTATATCAACCACGTCTCAATTACACCAGCAAATAGACAATATAGAGTCATGCCAACCTTGTAATTAAATTCGGGCAAAAGAATTCATTCCAACAATAACTATGGCAATACATGATTCCTAATTTACatcaagaaatcaaatatagaaaataaacaCATAAACCTGGTTCACTTAAGAAATCAATTTAATAAATCAACACTTAAGCccggttcactcaaggaaccaatatAGCAAGTAAACACATAATCCTCGATTCACTCAAGGAACTGTCACACTCATATGTACATTGTACAAACATGCTAAGGATCTTATGGTTGCCCATTAGTCATGATCCCCAAGGGATGGGCTTTTATCCATGTACCAATCTCAGATATTAAGTATCTGCTAACCTTATATCAATCAAGCCCGTGAAGATATTCAAATATCAATACATCCCATAATAATAACAGATATCACAGCAATCACAACCACAGTGATAACATAAACAACACTTGTAAAAATCACAAGCTTTTCATATAAGTTCGTTGTATGTGATTAACACTTAAAATATCAAATAGTCATTCACTTTCCTCGAACATGCGTTGTAACAAGCAatacaaagaaacaaatatcatgcatacattaaaaaaaattgggtttCAATTATATTAAATcatcacctacctcaatccaagtatgaaattgagttttctctttttttgcaACTTCGACTTGATTGTAGTTTAAAATAGGAATATAATACATAATCAACCTAATGACCTACAATATCGAGAATTATAAATTAATTCCAaactccaaattcaaattcatgATCATTCCTTCCGTTCTAgaactttttttatcataattccACCTTAATACTATCAATTTTCAAAATCACCCTAGACCTTCCCAAAACGagttttgaaataatgaaatgttttcggatattttttctttaatccaCGTCTATCCCGTTATAGCTACCCTATCCCTCTATAGCGGCCTCGTTGTAGCGAATTTTGCCCGCTATGGCAGGATTAAGCAACTTTGACTCCCACGATAGCAGCGTAGTCATAGAGGTTTGCCACCCACTATAGCGGGTGTGGCAAGACAGAAGCTCGAAATTGCtttcaattttgcttttttaACAATGCACCCCCAAATCTTGACATTCCGGACTAACCCCTTTACGTTAAGTTCAATATTAAGAGTTTTACTTACCCAAATTCACTTCTGCAAGATTCTACGGACTCCTTATCATTTTAGCTAACATTAAGTCATATTAAATCCTTTCATATTTACCCATCCATTCCCGAATTGTCCTAGACCATACATCTCTTTGGTCCAATACTAGCCTAGCCTAGAATTTTGAATTCCCAAATCGAGAAAAACCTTAACCTGAATTTTGATATACTAGATTTATCCATAACGACGGAACAAGTCGTTATAAGTCTAATTGGTAAATTTTCTTTGATACTAATAATTATAAGGGGTGATTGTGTTGTTCGAAAAATAATCTTAATTACCAAACCTATTTAGGATCATTgaagactatatatatatatatatatatatatatatatatatatatatatatattcattcctTTTTAAGCCTGATATACTCTTTTTACCTATATAGTCATTCCATGATGATGTTCAATATAATAGatctttagttttttttctttatgcATGCTCTTATTACAGTCATTCACCAATTAATGGCAGGATTTTTGGCAATATGTAAAAATTTGACCAATATATGGAGTAAAATTGTGATCTCGATAAGATCTTCATtctaaaatgatattttagacACTTAGATTTCAAGAAAGTACTAtggcaaaaaaaaattctcattatGTGAAAAATCTTGTCTAAGAAATCATGGTcatattttactattgttttcctattgaaaaggaaaaaggccaaaaataaaaggagaaaaaaaaagaacagtgGGAATACGATTTTATGTTCAAAacaaaaaagggtcaaaaatatctttaaagtattgaaattggttcaaaaatatcctccgTTAATTTATTAGTTCAGAAATACCCTTCAAttattgaaattggttcaaaaatatcccctcatccacctttatgactcaaaaatacccttgcaactaACGATTTTTTAAACTCATATTAAAAATTCGAAAAAGGGTCATAAATACcttttaagtattgaaattggttcaaaaataccccttcatccacctttatggctcaaaaataccctttcaactaaagatttttttaaaatcataattagaaattttattaaatacgTGACAATTTTCTATTGgttgaaactaaattaattaaaatattaaattcaattCATACCCAACTCAAACAACCCGACCCAAACCGTACAAAATTTGCCCCAACTAAAATTACCTAGTAGTATGAGTTATTTTTTCTATCAAATGCAGGAACGTTGTTACTTAAAATCTGTCAGTCTAATGTAATGTTGTGAAGAATTCTATCCCCTAATTATAATGTTAGCTTGATATTTTTTTGTGATGTATATTTTTATGTGTTATCTAGCAAAACCAATTGAGATGTCTTGGTTATGCTGCGTCTTAGACAATACTATCTTGTTACTTCATTTCATTTTACATGACACATTTAgtttgtataaaaaaaaaaatactccctccgtcccaaatttcctaatttgatgtcccattttacttctcttttttttattaatcaagaaaagacaattttttttttcatgttttaccctttacaataattactttttcttcaaattaaaatgtaaacatcatttaataagggtactatggtaaactaggcattttattaattatttttcttaattaatgcgtcatctcaatttgggatgagTAATTTGGGACAGAGAGAGTACATTCTTTCCTAAATAGTTGGcactatttttgtttatatacaTCAAATTGTGTTGCCACCACTGGCAAGTGCATTCCCCATGCGAGACCACACGCCACACACTTCACACCATTCACCGatcaaaattatgattaattttgtaGGATTTGAAGTGAGTAGTTTTAGTTGAGTTCAGATTGGGCtaaacattttaattaatttagtttcgACCAATAGAAAATTGTCAcacatttaataaaatttttaattatgatttcaaaaatCGTTAGTTGCAAgaatatttttgagccataaaggaTAAAGGTAGATTGATGGGTATTTTTGAAcgaatttcaatacttgaagagttattttgatcCTTTCCCGAATTTTTAATTATGATCTAAAAAAACTGTTAGTTGCAAaggcatttttgagccataaaAGTAGATGGAAGGGTATTTTTAgaccaatttcaatacttgaagaaTATTTATGGCTCAATAGATTAACTGAgagtatttttgaaccaatttcaatagttgaagggtaTTTCTGACACTTTTccgtttttcaaaaaaaaaaaaaaaatgctcgCCAAGAGCATAAGATGAACGGCCTTGTTTATCTCCCTTATGAAGTAAGTTGCAACAGCTTTCAATGTTCCCCATTCATTTCTTTTGATAGTATGTAGCAACATCAGTATTGCAAAATGACATAATTATGATATCCTAGTGGCACACTTGAATTTCATAACCAACTTCAGATCTTCACCAACTCTTAGTTAGAGAACACAATTTAGTTCAACTTTTTTGCGACCACTGAAATAATAAAACACTCTTGAATAATAAATTGTCGAATACTTGTACTCCATGGTACTTACAGCCTCGATGTAAGAGGAATTCTAGCATTTAGAAGCATTCAGAAGATTCAAACAGCATTTCACCATCTTTCATTTTACACTTGTCTCAGATAATCCTTGCAAGCCCGATTAGGATTCACAGGCCTGCCATGTTGAGGGCCAACACTTCAGCTCTCTTTCTGCTTTATATCTACAAGCTGAAGTAGTCAAAAAAAATGTTGAAGTAAAACAGTTACCAAATGCAATTTGAGGATGAGATGAAGTCCTTAAGGAGATACTTCATGATCCAAAGTTTGACCGCTTCGCCAAAATAACCATCAAATGCAAATTGACGTTCTTTAAGTGGTTCAATTGCATTCTATTATACTTCTACAGGCAAGTGGCAGGCACCAAATCAAATATCTGAAAATTTACGAGGCATAGTGACAACTCTTGTTGCACATGCCTGATCAGTTTGTAACTAACTTTTTGAGCCGAGCAATCTACGGTAGTAGCATCTCACTGACAAAGGTCATATTGTCTCGTGAGATCACGGATGGTCAAAACAGTATGGATGGCAAAGGCAGTCAATAGCATGTATCAGTTTTCTCCGAGGACCAACAGCATGTGAACCCATCTCCTTGAGCTTTTCCATGGTCAGATTGGCCAACTGATACTTGGTAATGCTCTTGGTTTGAAAGATGTTCACAAAATGATCAAAGCCCCTTGAAACCAGCCAACTTCTCAAGCCTCCAGCACTTTCTAGCTTGCGCACAAGATTTATCGATCTGATTCTTTTATTTATCATTGCACCCCTATCAGCAGAGATAATTGATAGCTTGGTAATCTTAGAGGTGGAGCAAACACCAGTGGTTCTACTAGTCCTGAAACTATGCATTGGTCGACTTTCTAAACGCTCCCTTTCACTGTGCCTTAATGGTCTTGGGAACTGAGAAATTAATTGTGGAGCTACTTCGGCAACTCTTGGTATAGCAAGTTCAGGTGCCAAAGACTTGGGCACCTCCCTTTCACAAACTACACATGCTTCAGTATGCATCTCAACTTGATGTGGTTGAGTATCAGTAGGTTTAACTGTTGGTACATGTAGCAGGCTTTCTCCAGCATTATGCACTGTGGAATGCTTAGGTGCAGGTAAGGGTGGGATCAAAATTGTAACTTTCTGCTTCTTGACTATTATCCAACTGTCTTCACCCAGGTGGTTAACCTGTGAGGCACCCGGACTATCTTTCTTAGTTTTTGGAACACGTACAGATTGTTGATCTTTTAACCTAGCCATTAGTTGCTGACCTGCTGAATATGGAAGAATAAAAACCAATTCTCAATATTGAAGATGATCATATATATGGACTTGCACCAAATGGAAAAGTATGGAGAGCCAGAATATGTGAAAGACGCTAATCGAAAATACAATCCCCCTTCCCCATCATCCCGTCAACGAAGAGGGATGTAAAGAAGAGAAAGTCAAAGCAAAAGAAATTCCTTAGAACAAGATCTGCACCACAACACTGTTTAAGAGAACTAGCGCAAATCAAAGATATGTAGGACCTAAGAACTATGTCTCCAACTGACCCCAAAAAAAACATTAGACGGATAATGCTAAAGCATAAGCTTCACAGCGTCTCTAGGTTAAAAATTTCTACCGGCTGAGGTTTACTAAAAGGATGTTtatatcaaactaaaaaataacaatacgGGTAGTAGGATGATTCCCTGATGCTGGACACCTGGACCCAATGTAAAAGGAATTGCTCTGCACATTTCCAAGAGTACTGTCTAATGAAATCAATAATTCCCTCCATTGAACCTTTCCACGCTAGACAACATAGAAAATACCACAAGAACCAAATAATTTATTGATGGaattttactacaatatcaaatcCTTAGGTTTAAAACATTTGTGGTCGCATTGGAAACTATTGCTAGAGGCTTTAGGTTTTCGTGGATCAAGGAACATTCATACATTGGCTTGACGCATGGAAGTTGACAGCATCACAACAATGACTGATGTTGTAGAAATACTGAAACAACATTGATGACAACCATCATAAAAAACATATCTGCAGTGATTGCTAGTATTAATCTGATTCACTTTATTTTACCATAATCACAGGCTGCATTACTCGAAGTATGATGTTTGACAGTGTGGCTCCTCAAAGCTGCTAAGCCTACTTCAGAATATTAACGTACTCCATCAGGTACGGGTACCAAGACTTCTTcatttttgataaccgtggtgtccaggCCAGCTTTCGTGCACTTagactaaatccacgggatacctaCCACCTCCTACCAGCAATAGATAGCAATAGatatcaggtaactctgtccaccaaggttAGGACAGATGGAAAGAATCACCCAGTGTTTAGTGTTTTGTCTCTGCTAGGATTCAAACCTGAGACCTCAGGCTCTCAAcacacttcattgaccactaggcaacACCCTTGGGTGCACGGGTACAAAGATATTTTAAATGTTCTCTGATACTAAAGCATCAAAAGACTACAGTTCAAGAGATGATTATCGTGAGCATTCTCCCAATGCTCTGTGAAATAGCAGTCAAATGATCGTCCTCATCTTCCTCGGACCATTAAAAGGAAGAACTAACAAATAATGGCAAAGCCTTCCTTAAAAATTTATAATGCCACATCACATGAAGTTGATGGCGACATCTATGAGCCAGATATATCAGATACAGGACTCTGATATCTACAATTCATTTTTTTCCCACAAGTCAGTTCTGGTACAACAATCTAAGAAACGAACAATCTACAGATTCATACATCCACAACTTCAACACTTCAAATGTTTAGTCGCTCCCAGAATAAACTGCAATTTAAACTGCAATCACGTCTCTTGTGGCTCAAAAGTCAATACTATACCCAAAGACTACTATGGGTGTCCTTAAATATAGGAAAATCTTCCCATAGAGGCCATGAATAACAGAACAAAGCCCTTGGTAAATCTTCAACAAACTTATGATCTGGTGCCACCTATCAAATGAAGCCTCTTGATCTTAAAATGAATCAGAATTTACCTTCAGCAGATGGAGTGTTTTTGTTAAGGTGCTTATTCACTTCTTAATCTTGACATAATTTTCTTTTGACAACTGAAATAATGTTCACTGTAGCttccaaaggaaaaaaaaacagaTGGCTAGTCCGCAGATAAGATGTACTGTATTTTGTCTTTTAATTATCCTAAAACCTTTACTCTATGGAGTACCTTTTCATAATTCCAAATTTATAGTTGACTACTTCGctaatttcgacaattacataaAAACTAGAATGTACCATCGAAGGCCATAGTATATACTACTGATTAGCTCATCCTCAAGTAAACATGTCCAGATTCAAGACTTCTTCCTGGTGTAACCTACAGTTTGTAAGAACTACATTGAATATCTTCCAGCAGTTACCACGCTTGCGTTGGTTCCTTCTCACATATTATTTACGTCGTTTTTATACTTGATATGGATGCATTTCTTCTCAATTACCTAGTGAAAGACTTCTCTTGGCACTCTATCATGTACCTTTTCGAGGTCCGTGAACATCACATAGAGAGCTTTCTTCCGTTCCCTAGTGATTTCAATTAACctactttgtaaaaatataaccaaaatcaTCTACCAGGCAATCCAAGCTGGTTCTCTACCCCTATAATGCCGCTAAGGAAATGTTGTATCACTATTTCCAAAAGCTTTGTCGTATGCCATGTAAGTGCAATACCACCCtcgcttttcttttttttttttttggacaaggTAAAAGTTTTATAAAAAAGTACCAAGAAGGTATAGAACGGAGAAAAACTGCAGAGAATAAAGCTGGCAGCCTACTACACTGTCCTTCCTAACAAATATAAGAAATCCAAATGCTGATTCATATTCACTAGTGGGCTACCTTTACACCAGAAGTACAAATTTTGTAAGCATCTTTTTTTAGTATAAGAAATCAGAATTTTTTCCCCCTTCAAAACATGCCTTGCTACTTATATAATATTGGAACAACTTTTAACATCTGCTTTGTTTTATATACTGGAACCAACTCTTCCTCGACTTATTTAGCACCTTTGCATGCcataatataaaattgaataacctAGTTAGTCATACTATACCAATATCTGCAAGTAACTTCTGAATCTCAATATCGATTCCATCTCGATGACATGTTTCTATACATCTCATATTATTCATGGCATCATCTACTTCACTTGATCTGATTCTACGAGTTCAAGCATTGTTTCTATTTGTACCGCATGTATGAATATTTGTAAAGTTATTTTTCCAGTCAAAACTTGTTGAAATCATCTTTTGTATACTTAATTTGGATCAAATCTTTACTCCTTTTTTTCGCCAATCATGTTACTTATACATTTCTTTCTCGCCTTCCTACATCCCTTACTGTTACTATAAATCATCTAAGGCTTTATCCAACTTCACTAATCACCTCCTCagcttcttttttctctcttatagTCTTCCAGGCTTTTCTATCTTTTGCTCTTGGTAACTTTTGTTTTTGCTTTCTTTGAGCCGACGGTattttggaaacaacctctcaTACCTAACAAATtagaggtaaggtctgcgtactCTACCTTCACCCgaccccacttgtgggactatactgggtatgttgttgttgctcttGGTAACTTTTAAACCACTCTTTTTTTAGTAGCTCTTTATACCTCCTCACTCTGCCCCATATTTTTGCGGTCTACTGTCTAAGTTGGATTCAGGCTATTcaaaagagagatagtttcaagtattttGGGTCTATGAtgcaggggaatggagagattgacgaggatgtcacttcgtattggtgcagggtggatgaaatggaggctcagctctggagttttgtgtgataaaaaggtacCTTCTagacttaaaggcaagttctacagagtggcagtccaacCGGCAATATTGTAtgggcggagtgttggccagtcgaGAATTCGCGcatccaaaaattgaagatgGAGGAGATAAGGATATTGCGTTAGATGTGTGGTCTTACTAGGAGGGACaggattagaaatgagattattcgagagaaagTGAGAGTgccttcggtggaggacaagttATGCGaaatgaggttgagatggtttgagcatgtgatgaggaggtacACGGATGCCCCAGTAAGGAGTTGTGAGAtgttggctatggatggtttcaggcggggtagagGCAGGTCGAAGAAGTATTGGAGGAAGATGATTAGACATGTCATGGAGTAGTAACAGCTTACTGCGGACATGAagctagataggaaggtgtggagcaaagttgctcggactctccaaaaatgttgccgcacccgtgtcggatccttcaaaaagacactatttttggaatatccgACACACCCATCGACATTTtttaagagtccgagcaacataggtgtGGAGGACGCTAATTAGAATACAGGCTAGCAGGTTGGAGCACGTCCTTGCCAGTAAGAACGGATGCTTTGATTGTAGTAGTTCCTGTCGTCATAGTGCTTCGCGTGTGCCTTGTAGTTTCTTGCTcttggtgttttggtgatgtttgtgaTTTTAGATAGATAGTTTATAGCTCTATGCTATGGGTGTCTTGTTTTCTGTTATTCTATGTTGGTGCGTTATTCCTCTTCTCAAAAAAAATGTTGGTGTGTTATTCCATCTCGTGTTTCGCTTTTTCCGTCGCTTTATATGTTTTTTTCCTGAGTCGggtgtctatcggaaacaacctctccacTTCATTTGATgtagtggtatggtttgcgtACACTTTACCTTCCCAGACTCTACTTTATGAGACTCCACTTTATGGGAATTcactgggttgttgttgttgtaattccCTAAGTTGTAACCCAACTAGAAGTCACTTGTTACCACTTTAGTACAACTTATTCCTTCCAGTACTTCCATTTCACCTACAGGAATCTAAATTTAGGTCCCATACACCACTAATGAAGATTCAAGACAGGATTTCTTAGATTGGCTCGAGAATATAGAAACATTTTCACAAAATTCTtgaatattcatcattcaaatatTCTTGCTTTGCATTTCATCAGTTTTGTTTCTGACCAAATCATTTTTATTCTATTAAGTACTTCCTCTCCCAAGAAACTTTATTTCCTATTCTATATCCCTAACTAATCACTGGCTTTAATGGTGGGCTTAAAAAGTTTAACCT of the Capsicum annuum cultivar UCD-10X-F1 chromosome 11, UCD10Xv1.1, whole genome shotgun sequence genome contains:
- the LOC107848230 gene encoding uncharacterized protein LOC107848230 — encoded protein: MARLKDQQSVRVPKTKKDSPGASQVNHLGEDSWIIVKKQKVTILIPPLPAPKHSTVHNAGESLLHVPTVKPTDTQPHQVEMHTEACVVCEREVPKSLAPELAIPRVAEVAPQLISQFPRPLRHSERERLESRPMHSFRTSRTTGVCSTSKITKLSIISADRGAMINKRIRSINLVRKLESAGGLRSWLVSRGFDHFVNIFQTKSITKYQLANLTMEKLKEMGSHAVGPRRKLIHAIDCLCHPYCFDHP